One Campylobacter concisus DNA window includes the following coding sequences:
- the fdhF gene encoding formate dehydrogenase subunit alpha — MKEGKVICPYCGTGCQVTLHVENNVVRAATGVEDNPVNQGNLCLKGFYGWDYVASPDRLTKPLIRKKNGVFSKDGEFEEASWDEALDLVVEKMKEAKEKYGPDSLAGNFSARCTLEDNYVAQKLMRAVIGTNNVDHCARIUHAPTVAGLAKTIGNGAATNSFTEIGTYSNCILMIGSNPENGHPIAAMHIQRALNRGAKLIVIDPIKTEFASRADIHLQLEPEHNIPVINALLYTIIEEGLVNEEFVRDHTIGIEYVKEAVKDYAPEVVAKYTRLNPEDIRAAARMYATTKPAVITHGMGVTHFNHGVGGVCDVSNLFLITGNICELGTGDLPLRGQENVQGCCDMGVLPNIFPNLGSVTDPEQRAWFEKMWHLEPGFLNSKIGIHKTEVPDAILDGRVHFFWTIGENPVISEPNTNHFLKGIANVDFYVVQDLFLTETSLKADVVLPGVASSEKEGLYTNAERRVQHNEAVITPPGDARQDWWIVCEIARRLGATEGFNFNSPEEIWEEVRKCDPRRYGGMSYYRLKKYHGLHWPCPTEDDMGGQSLYLDKKFFTPDGKGRFVPCLFVDKADEIESAKLEFAKKMNMSPEYPIMAGSVDEKTDAEYPIQLLTTRKVYQYTVGTMTRRSRAIEEGGDSIGPIAEMSPALAERYGLKQGDFIKAWSRYGYIVVKAEVTDIVPDGIIQMTFHYWESSCNELTSSGWDYISKTPTFKAAIQIKKIDEEEFLRVRELKREKFQTSKIIYDDFHHHGNAAINE, encoded by the coding sequence ATGAAAGAAGGCAAAGTCATCTGTCCTTATTGCGGGACAGGCTGTCAAGTAACCTTGCACGTGGAAAACAACGTCGTTCGTGCCGCTACTGGCGTCGAAGACAATCCAGTCAATCAAGGAAATTTATGTTTAAAGGGCTTTTATGGCTGGGACTACGTTGCAAGTCCAGACAGACTTACAAAGCCGCTTATTAGAAAGAAAAACGGGGTCTTTTCAAAGGATGGTGAATTTGAAGAGGCCAGCTGGGACGAGGCGCTTGATCTTGTCGTAGAAAAGATGAAAGAGGCAAAAGAGAAATACGGCCCTGACTCACTAGCAGGAAACTTCTCAGCACGCTGTACATTAGAGGACAACTACGTCGCTCAAAAGCTAATGCGCGCTGTAATTGGTACAAATAACGTCGACCACTGCGCTAGAATTTGACACGCTCCGACAGTAGCAGGACTTGCTAAAACAATCGGAAACGGAGCTGCCACAAATAGCTTTACAGAGATTGGCACTTATAGTAACTGTATATTAATGATAGGCTCAAACCCAGAAAATGGTCACCCAATCGCAGCTATGCACATCCAAAGAGCGCTAAACCGCGGTGCAAAACTGATCGTTATCGACCCTATTAAGACTGAGTTTGCAAGTAGAGCAGACATCCACTTGCAGCTAGAGCCTGAGCACAACATCCCTGTTATCAACGCACTTCTTTACACTATCATCGAAGAAGGCCTTGTAAATGAGGAATTTGTAAGAGATCACACAATAGGCATCGAATACGTTAAAGAAGCTGTAAAAGACTATGCCCCAGAGGTTGTAGCTAAATACACAAGGCTAAATCCAGAGGATATCAGAGCAGCTGCTAGAATGTATGCCACCACAAAACCAGCCGTCATCACTCACGGCATGGGTGTAACTCACTTCAACCACGGCGTTGGCGGAGTTTGTGATGTATCAAATTTATTCTTGATAACTGGCAATATCTGCGAGCTTGGCACAGGCGACTTGCCACTTAGAGGTCAAGAGAACGTTCAAGGCTGCTGCGACATGGGCGTTTTACCAAATATCTTCCCAAATCTTGGCTCAGTCACCGACCCAGAGCAAAGAGCTTGGTTTGAGAAAATGTGGCACCTAGAGCCTGGATTTTTAAACTCAAAGATAGGTATCCATAAAACTGAAGTACCTGATGCGATCCTTGATGGCAGAGTGCATTTCTTCTGGACTATCGGCGAAAACCCAGTCATCTCTGAGCCAAATACAAACCACTTCTTAAAAGGCATCGCAAATGTCGATTTCTACGTGGTTCAAGATCTATTTTTAACTGAGACTTCACTAAAAGCTGACGTGGTACTCCCTGGCGTTGCAAGTAGTGAAAAAGAGGGTCTTTACACAAACGCAGAGCGCCGTGTCCAGCATAACGAAGCTGTCATCACACCTCCAGGCGATGCTAGACAAGACTGGTGGATCGTTTGCGAGATCGCACGTCGTTTGGGCGCAACTGAGGGCTTTAACTTCAACTCACCAGAAGAGATTTGGGAAGAAGTTAGAAAATGCGACCCTAGACGCTACGGCGGCATGAGCTATTATAGACTTAAAAAATATCACGGACTTCACTGGCCATGCCCAACTGAAGATGATATGGGTGGTCAAAGCCTCTATCTTGATAAAAAATTCTTTACACCTGATGGCAAAGGTCGCTTTGTACCATGCCTATTTGTGGATAAAGCTGATGAGATCGAGAGCGCAAAACTTGAGTTTGCTAAGAAGATGAATATGTCGCCTGAGTATCCTATCATGGCTGGTTCAGTCGATGAGAAGACTGACGCTGAGTATCCGATACAGCTTTTAACTACAAGAAAAGTTTATCAATACACCGTTGGCACCATGACAAGACGCTCACGTGCCATCGAAGAAGGCGGAGATAGCATCGGACCTATCGCTGAGATGAGCCCAGCGCTTGCAGAGAGATACGGACTAAAACAAGGCGACTTTATCAAAGCTTGGAGTAGATACGGCTACATCGTCGTAAAAGCTGAAGTAACAGACATCGTGCCTGATGGCATCATCCAGATGACTTTCCACTACTGGGAGAGCTCTTGCAACGAGCTAACAAGCAGCGGTTGGGACTACATCAGTAAGACTCCGACATTTAAAGCAGCTATTCAGATCAAAAAGATCGATGAAGAGGAATTTTTACGAGTTCGCGAGCTAAAACGCGAGAAATTCCAAACTTCTAAGATCATCTACGATGACTTCCACCACCACGGAAACGCAGCGATAAATGAGTAA
- the cmoA gene encoding carboxy-S-adenosyl-L-methionine synthase CmoA — translation MRDEIFKEPISKQFEFDDFVASVFDDMISRSVPFYDVSSNLNAKLLAKILPKEASVCDLGCSTANSLLLLNNLRNDLVLSGVDNSDAMLANAKNKAKAYGASINFILADITECELAGFDAVLANYTLQFIRPPKRANLVQKIYDGLNENGVFLFSEKIIFDDKKLTKSVIEIYEDYKQAQGYSRYEIAQKREALENVLVPYTEEENRNLALSAGFKRVESTFKWGNFMSFLAFK, via the coding sequence ATGAGAGATGAAATTTTTAAAGAGCCCATAAGCAAGCAGTTTGAGTTTGACGACTTTGTGGCGAGCGTTTTTGACGATATGATCTCGCGCTCGGTGCCATTTTACGATGTGAGCTCAAATTTAAACGCAAAGCTACTTGCTAAAATTTTGCCAAAAGAGGCAAGTGTGTGCGACCTTGGCTGCTCAACGGCAAATAGCCTACTTTTGCTAAATAACCTTAGAAACGACCTCGTGCTAAGCGGCGTGGATAACTCTGATGCGATGCTAGCAAACGCTAAAAACAAGGCAAAGGCTTATGGCGCTAGTATAAATTTCATCCTAGCTGACATAACAGAGTGCGAACTAGCAGGCTTTGACGCGGTTTTGGCAAACTATACTTTGCAGTTTATCAGACCGCCAAAAAGAGCAAATTTGGTGCAGAAAATTTATGATGGGCTAAATGAAAATGGAGTTTTTTTGTTTAGTGAAAAGATCATCTTTGATGATAAAAAGCTCACCAAAAGTGTCATAGAAATTTACGAGGACTACAAACAGGCGCAAGGCTACTCACGCTACGAGATCGCCCAAAAAAGAGAGGCACTTGAAAATGTGCTGGTGCCATACACAGAGGAAGAAAATAGAAACTTAGCCCTAAGCGCTGGCTTTAAGCGTGTCGAGAGCACGTTTAAATGGGGAAATTTTATGAGCTTTTTGGCGTTTAAGTAA
- a CDS encoding bifunctional riboflavin kinase/FAD synthetase, producing the protein MPSFSTLLTKDNITAVAIGHFDGVHRGHKQLLKQLGEFGGLVVIDKNKANITPKLKRAEYSSYPCFLYDFDAIKGLSGEEFIALLKHDFKNLKKIVVGFDFRFGRNRAWDKYDLERIFDGEVVVVDEVCYDGMGVHSSAIREFIKQGKIKEANKLLGREYSIEGDVIKGQGIGAKELVATLNLEVKSYLLPREGVYATRTRMGSYTYGSVTFIGTRVSTDGNFSVETHILDEVAPKVTKHVAVCFIKRLRDNKKFNSLSELKEQIKCDISEARKSVGVCDLYCDETIKYFDGSGAGI; encoded by the coding sequence ATGCCGAGTTTTTCTACGCTTTTAACAAAAGATAATATAACTGCCGTCGCGATAGGACATTTTGACGGCGTACACAGGGGGCACAAGCAGCTTTTAAAGCAGCTAGGCGAGTTTGGCGGCCTTGTTGTCATCGACAAAAACAAAGCCAACATCACGCCAAAGCTAAAGCGAGCCGAGTACTCGAGCTACCCATGTTTTTTGTATGATTTTGACGCTATAAAGGGGCTTAGCGGCGAGGAATTTATCGCGCTTTTAAAGCATGATTTTAAAAATTTAAAAAAGATCGTTGTTGGATTTGATTTTAGATTTGGCAGAAATAGGGCTTGGGACAAGTATGATCTGGAGAGAATTTTTGATGGCGAAGTGGTCGTTGTAGACGAGGTTTGCTATGACGGCATGGGCGTGCATAGCTCGGCGATAAGGGAATTTATCAAGCAAGGCAAGATCAAAGAGGCAAACAAACTCTTAGGCAGGGAGTACTCTATCGAAGGCGACGTGATAAAAGGGCAGGGCATCGGCGCAAAAGAGCTGGTTGCGACGCTAAATTTAGAGGTTAAGAGCTATCTTTTGCCGCGCGAGGGCGTCTATGCTACAAGAACGAGAATGGGCTCATACACCTACGGCTCGGTCACTTTTATAGGCACTAGAGTTAGCACGGATGGAAATTTCAGCGTTGAGACGCACATCTTGGACGAGGTCGCGCCAAAAGTGACGAAGCACGTTGCCGTTTGCTTCATAAAACGTTTGCGCGATAATAAGAAATTTAACTCTCTTAGCGAGCTAAAAGAGCAGATAAAGTGCGATATATCAGAGGCTAGAAAGAGTGTAGGTGTCTGCGATCTATACTGCGACGAGACGATAAAGTATTTTGATGGAAGTGGAGCTGGGATATGA
- the tlyA gene encoding 23S rRNA (cytidine-2'-O)-methyltransferase TlyA encodes MRFDNYVASVLSISRNKASELIKSGKVLANGEICTKVSSEVSEAKISLLDEIYVGRGALKLKSFLETMKFYLAGKNALDIGSSTGGFMQILLERGVKGVTGVDVGTDQLDASLRSDERVKIYEKTDVREFAKSHQNKFDLITCDVSFISLAEILPAICELASKNSLIITLFKPQFEVGVGVKRNKKGVVTDAKAVNLAMKRFEVLASSLKFELIACKECEVKGKEGNAEFFYAFNKR; translated from the coding sequence TTGAGGTTTGATAACTACGTCGCAAGCGTTTTAAGCATAAGTAGAAATAAGGCTAGCGAGCTAATAAAATCTGGCAAGGTGCTAGCAAACGGCGAAATTTGCACCAAGGTCTCAAGCGAGGTTAGCGAGGCTAAAATTTCACTACTTGATGAAATTTACGTTGGACGAGGCGCTTTGAAGCTAAAGAGCTTTTTGGAGACGATGAAATTTTACCTAGCTGGCAAAAACGCACTTGATATAGGAAGCTCAACTGGTGGCTTTATGCAAATTTTGCTTGAGCGTGGCGTAAAGGGCGTGACTGGCGTCGATGTGGGCACTGATCAGCTAGATGCTAGTCTAAGAAGCGATGAGCGAGTGAAAATTTATGAGAAAACTGACGTCAGGGAGTTTGCTAAATCGCATCAAAATAAATTTGATCTAATAACCTGCGACGTGAGCTTTATCTCTTTGGCTGAAATTTTGCCTGCTATTTGCGAGCTAGCAAGCAAAAATTCGCTCATCATCACGCTTTTTAAACCGCAGTTTGAAGTGGGCGTTGGCGTAAAACGCAACAAAAAAGGCGTTGTCACCGACGCTAAGGCTGTAAATTTAGCTATGAAGCGCTTTGAAGTGCTAGCAAGCAGCTTGAAATTTGAACTGATAGCCTGCAAAGAGTGCGAAGTCAAGGGAAAGGAAGGAAATGCCGAGTTTTTCTACGCTTTTAACAAAAGATAA